The following proteins come from a genomic window of Mucinivorans hirudinis:
- a CDS encoding TPR repeat: MFLLIFSASLAQLNKPYFYQRGRELIIDGKFRQAIEALNILLRNQPTDYEGFFLRGVSKYNLDDLAGAYSDFTAAIDINENYTSAYQYRAITNSRMGLYAAALDDFARALAIRPTMAGLYYSRGVTFFLNQQFEQSIKDFDQFVRLEPREPSGYINRGTSYLYLKDTVKAVANYERAIEVNPYNPDGYMRRGLVSMMQGKYISAIPYLDKTIELSPEAAYPYFYRAMAFSNLEKIMLALEDFDSSIARDSTNSVAFFNRAILRTQIGDYNRAIEDYTRVAVNNPGNVLVFYNRAHVNSQIGDYKAAIDDYSSAIELYPDFANAYLFRANLRRNLGDIKGSQSDTRIAQAKIAEYRSKLNDSTFSKYADTSKRFNKMMSFDADFGNEDFTRLTGDVKQDVKLLPMYRFQFVKERRDTRYDPTKYRNQRLDAFLSAFRIAPVELTNSESTVSRDSLQLLDTRITDSISMWNMVFAKGITQSAMSQYNSSLNFYNYAIDERPADPFAYINRGVTQAAMIEFIASLDGDYQNVTIDMDPAARLKRTEKRNYDYTAAIADLKKAAELMPELPQIQYNLGNMMAMSGDMPAAIKYYTKAIELFPYFGEAYFNRGLAQIYLKENKTGCFDMSKAGELGVAEAYEVLKKYCITK; the protein is encoded by the coding sequence GTGTTCCTACTAATATTTTCGGCTTCACTTGCCCAGCTCAACAAACCTTACTTCTACCAACGTGGACGTGAGCTGATTATTGACGGCAAGTTTCGCCAAGCCATCGAAGCACTCAACATCCTGCTTCGCAATCAACCAACTGATTACGAGGGATTCTTTCTGCGCGGAGTTTCCAAGTATAACTTGGACGACCTTGCGGGAGCTTACTCGGACTTCACCGCTGCAATCGATATAAACGAAAACTATACGTCAGCTTACCAATACCGTGCCATCACCAACTCGCGAATGGGGCTCTACGCAGCCGCCTTGGACGATTTCGCCCGTGCCCTGGCTATCCGCCCGACAATGGCAGGACTATACTACTCACGGGGGGTAACCTTCTTCCTCAATCAACAATTCGAACAGTCTATCAAGGACTTCGACCAATTCGTGCGCCTCGAACCGCGCGAACCAAGCGGCTACATCAACCGCGGAACGAGTTATCTCTACCTGAAAGATACCGTAAAAGCCGTCGCAAACTACGAGCGTGCAATCGAAGTAAACCCCTATAATCCGGACGGATATATGCGTCGCGGTCTGGTCTCTATGATGCAGGGCAAGTATATAAGTGCCATTCCGTATTTGGACAAGACCATAGAACTATCACCCGAAGCCGCATACCCATATTTCTACCGCGCAATGGCATTCTCCAATTTGGAGAAGATTATGCTCGCCCTAGAGGATTTCGACAGCTCGATTGCACGAGACTCAACCAACTCCGTAGCATTCTTCAACCGAGCCATACTTCGCACCCAAATTGGCGACTACAATCGTGCTATTGAGGATTATACACGTGTTGCTGTAAACAACCCCGGCAATGTCCTTGTATTCTATAACCGCGCGCACGTAAATTCGCAAATAGGTGATTACAAGGCTGCTATAGATGATTATTCGAGCGCCATCGAGCTATATCCCGATTTTGCAAATGCCTACCTATTCCGTGCCAACCTAAGACGTAACCTAGGCGATATAAAGGGCAGCCAGAGCGATACGCGCATTGCACAGGCTAAGATTGCAGAGTATCGCAGTAAACTCAACGACAGTACTTTCTCGAAATATGCCGACACGAGCAAACGATTCAACAAGATGATGTCGTTCGATGCAGACTTTGGTAACGAGGATTTTACGAGACTTACGGGCGATGTTAAGCAGGATGTTAAACTGCTGCCGATGTATCGCTTCCAATTCGTAAAAGAGCGCAGAGATACACGCTACGACCCCACAAAATATCGCAACCAGCGTCTCGATGCATTTTTGTCTGCCTTCCGCATTGCCCCAGTGGAACTGACAAACTCGGAGTCTACGGTTAGTCGCGACTCTTTGCAACTGTTGGACACACGCATCACCGACTCCATCTCGATGTGGAATATGGTCTTTGCCAAAGGTATAACCCAAAGTGCTATGTCGCAATATAACTCGTCGCTAAATTTCTATAATTACGCCATCGACGAACGTCCCGCAGATCCCTTTGCCTATATCAACCGTGGCGTTACCCAAGCGGCAATGATTGAGTTTATTGCATCGTTAGATGGTGATTATCAGAATGTAACGATAGATATGGACCCTGCTGCAAGATTGAAGCGCACCGAAAAACGCAACTACGATTACACGGCAGCCATTGCCGACCTCAAAAAAGCGGCAGAGTTGATGCCCGAACTGCCCCAGATACAATATAACCTTGGTAATATGATGGCAATGAGTGGAGATATGCCGGCAGCAATTAAATATTACACCAAGGCGATTGAGCTCTTCCCTTACTTTGGCGAGGCATATTTCAATCGCGGCTTGGCGCAAATTTATCTAAAAGAGAATAAAACCGGGTGCTTCGATATGAGCAAGGCAGGCGAACTCGGTGTAGCAGAGGCATACGAAGTCCTCAAAAAATATTGCATCACTAAGTAG